The Chthoniobacterales bacterium nucleotide sequence CAAAGTTTCGCCCGTCTCGGTCACGTCGATACCGGCATGCGGACCGAACGGCTCTTCACCGCGAGTATTGGGCTTCCGCAAGCGGCCTATCCGAAGCCGGAAAATCTTGTCGCTTTTTTTGACCGGCTCATGCCGCGGATCCGCGCGATCCCCGGGGTGGAATCGGCGACCGCGGTCTGGCCATTACCGCTCAGCGGAAGCATAAACGTCAGCTCGTTCGACATCGAAGAACGCCCCGCGCCGGAAGGCCAGCAGCCCGACGCGGTGCACCGAATCGTCGACTCCGATTATTTCAAGACAATGGGAATCCCCGTTCTTCAGGGTCGCGGTTTCGAGCCGACCGATCAGTTGAAGTCGGTGCCGGTGGTGATCGTGACCGAGCAATTCGTGAAGAAGTTCTTCCCGGGACAAAACGTGATCGGCAAACATATCAAGCCGAGCTGGGCCATCGGCGACGAGAAATCGCTTATGCGGACGATCATCGGGGTGGTCGGCAACATAAAGCACCGGTCGTTGCGCTCTGAGTTTACCCCGGAAATTTATTTGTCGGCTTCGCAAATGCCGGTGGATTCGATGTCGATCGTGGCGCGGACCAGCGTGTCGAATCCCGCTGCCATTACTTCGGCGGTGCGCAAGGAGCTGGCCGAGGTGGACCGCAACATTCCGTTGGTTCGGGTGCGGGTGTTCGACGAATACCTCGCCCGCGCGCTCGCCCGCCCGCGCTTCAATGCGATGTTGCTTACAATTTTTGCGGGAACTGCGCTCCTGCTCACCGCGATCGGAATTTACGGCGTCATGGCCTACTCGGTTTCGCAGCGCACGAACGAAATTGGAATTCGGATCGCGCTTGGGGCGGGCCGGAATTCCATCTTTCGCCTCGTCGTTGGCCAGGCCATGACGATCGTGGCGATCAGCCTCGTGGCCGGAGTGGTGGGCGCTTTTGCCGCCACCCGGTTGTTAAACAGCCTTCTTTATGGGATCGGCGCGTCCGATCCCGTGACCTTCATCGCAATCATGCTGCTCGTTACCGTCGTCGCCTTTCTCGCCGCCTGGTTGCCCGCGCGACGAGCGACCCGGGTGGATCCGATTGTCGCGCTTCGCGCGGAATGACGAATGACGAAAGACGAAGGAATGACCCGGGTAGGGTGGGCATCTTGCCCGCCGAGCGACGCATCTTGCGGCGCGCTCTTTCGGCTGCTGACCAAAGATTGTTTTGGCAAGATGCCAAAACCGGCGGGCGAGACGCCCACCCTACCCTTCCTTCGTCATTCCGTCATTCGTCATTCACTCATCATCTCTCGCCTAACCTAACGACTACTTTCTCATGCAAACTCTCTTTTCCGACATCCGCTACGCGTTTCGCATGATCGCGAAATCACCCGGGTTCGCCGGGCTCGCCGTGCTCGCGTTCGCCCTCGGCATTGGCGCCAACACCGCTATCTTCAGCGTGGTCAACGCCGTCCTGCTTCGGCCGCTGCCTTATCCGCATTCGGAGCGCTTGATCAACATCCGGGAGAAAACTCCGACCTTCCCGGGGGGTTCAGTGAGTTACCCGAACTTCCTCGACTGGCGCGCCGCGCAGCACAGCTTCACCGACCTGACCCTTTTCCGCCGCGAATCCTATAACCTTTCCAGCGTCAAAGGAGGCACGGCGCCAGAACGCATTGGCGGAGCGCGCGTGACGGCGAATTTCCTGACCGTTCTCGAGGTGGCTCCGCAGCTGGGCCGCGATTTTACGGAGGCGGATGACGTGCCTCATGGCCCGAAAGTGGCGCTCATTACCGAGAAGATGTGGAAGAAACGCTTCGGCGGATCGCGCGACGTTCTTGGCCAGCACATTTTGGTCGACGGCATTTCCTACGAAATCATCGGCGTGTTGCCAGCGACTGTCCGCATGCCGCGGCTGGCGGAGATTTACGTCCCCCTGGGTGACGTTCGAACCGAACAGGGTGTCCTCTTGCGTGATAATCATCCCGGCTTCGGCGCTCTCGGCCGCTTGAAAGAAGGGACGACCCTGGAACAAGCCCGCGCCGATCTGGACACGATCGCGGTCGCCTTGGAAAAGAAATATCCGGACTCGAATACTGGGCGGCGGATCACCACCCAGTTGCTCTTGGAATCATCCGTCGGCGAGTACCGGCAAAGCCTTTATCTTCTGCTTGGCGCGGTCGCCTGTGTTTTGCTGATCGCCTGCGCGAACGTCGCGAACCTGCAGCTTGCCCGTATGCTGGCCCGGGGCAAGGAACTGGCCGTGCGGAGCGCGCTCGGCGCAAGCGGCTGGCGTCTCACTCGGCAAGTGCTGACCGAAAGCGCGGTCCTCGCGTTGCTGGGCGCGCTCGCTGGAGTCCTGCTCGCCATCTGGAGCCTCGACGCCATTCTGGCGCTGAGTCCGGCGCGCGTCCCGCGTTTCCACGAAACCCGGATCGACTTGTTCGCGCTCGGGTTCACCGTCGCCGTGGCGATCCTTTCCGGCGTCCTGGTTGGAATTTGGCCGGCCTGGCGAATCTCAAAAAGCAGCTCCCTCGCCCTGGCTTTGCATGAAAGCGCTCGCGGCAGCAGCGACGGAGTGAATAAGCAGCGCGCCCGCTCAGGCCTCGTCATCACCCAGGTGGCGCTGGCGGTGGTTCTCCTCGCGGCGGGCGGTTTGATGCTGAAGAGCTTCTGGCGCGCGCAACAGGCGCCGCTTGGTTTTGATCCGCACAATATCCTCACGCTGACTGTCGCCTTGCCGAGTGCGCGCTACGACAAGGAAGAAAAAATCAACGTTTTCTACGACAAGCTCCTCGCCAAAGTCTCCGCGCTCCCTTCTGTCACCGCCGCCGCGATCGGGGTGAATGTGCCGTTCGACGACAACGAATGGGACAGCTCTTTTCATCTCACCGGCACCCCGCCGCACGAGCATGGCAAGGAACCTTCCGCCGAAATTAATTTCGTCTCGCCCGATTACTTCAAAGTCCTCGGCATGCCGGTCGCGCGCGGCCGCGCTTTTGGACGCGAGGAAACGCCAGGTAAACAAACCGCCGTCATGATCGATGAAAGCCTGGCCAAGAAGTTTTTCCCGGGGCAGGATCCGGTCGGCAAGCAGCTCGACAACAACCAGACGCTGAAGGAGAACCCTCCGCCGCTGACGATTGTCGGCATCGTGCCGCGAACGCGAAACGAGGCGCCGGGCGAAAAGAACGTCGAGAGCCTGAATTTCCCGCAGCTTTATTTGCCGTTCACCCAGTTCCCGAATGAAAACGTGACTTTGCTGGTGCGCGTCGCCGCTGGCGATCCACTCGCGCTTGCCCCGGCGGTCAAACGCGAGATCGAATCGATCGACCCCGACCAGCCGGTCGCTCAGATTTCGACGATGGAAAACAATATCGGCGCGAGCCTGGCTGCGCGCCGCCTGACCATGATGCTCCTCGGCGCTTTCGCCGGGCTTGCGCTCGTCCTGGCCAGTGTCGGCATTTACGGCGTGATGGCGTTGAGCACCACCCAACGCACCCGGGAAATGGGAATCCGTTTCGCGCTGGGCGCCAGCCGCGCCGATGTGTTGCGCCTCGTTCTCGGCAAAGGCATTTCGCTCATCGGCGTCGGATTGCTGGCCGGGCTTATCGGCGCGTTCCTCGCGAGCCAGGCCTTAAGCAGTTTGCTTTACAACGTCGGTTCTCTCGACGCCGTCGCGCTCATCGGCGCCGTCGTTACCCTGGCCGCCGTTGCCTTCCTCGCCTGCTATCTTCCCGCCCGCCGCGCCAGCCAGGTCAATCCGATCGAAGCTTTGCGCATGGAATAAGATCGAAGGAGATGCTTCTGCGCCCCTCGGCGCTATTTCAACCTAAGGAACTTAACTTAACGTTACTCTTTGTTCGTGGCACCCGACAGCAAGAAATCTGACCACAGAGTCTTGCCGAGGTTTGTGAGCGTCCCTGCGATGTTCCCGCTGAAGTCCTTCACAAAACTCGACGCCTCCAGCAAGCCCTCGGCAGAAACCTCATACCACTTCCGGTTTGGCTTGGCGCTTGTTGCTTGTTTAACGAGCATTTCCAAATTCTCTGCTACTTGGGGGGCATCCTCCTGCTTCTCCGCGGGCAGCGCCTTGAGAAGTTGCTCCACCTGCATCGCCAGTTCCGCCAGCAAGTCTTTCCGTTCTCCGGGTGCCTGTTGCTGGATGATGTTGGTGCAATTTGTCAACGTTTGGCCGATTTGACTATTGGTGACGTCGCCGCCGATATGAACACTTTGGTCGTGGGTCATAGGTTTATCTCCTTTGATATAATCCCCTTGAACGATGATGGTGATACCCTCCTCCACTTGCTCCCTCGTCGCAGGCTGCTTGAACGCAGGGTCGCCACGGTTCTGCTCTTTCTTTTCCGCCT carries:
- a CDS encoding ABC transporter permease — encoded protein: MQTLFSDIRYAFRMIAKSPGFAGLAVLAFALGIGANTAIFSVVNAVLLRPLPYPHSERLINIREKTPTFPGGSVSYPNFLDWRAAQHSFTDLTLFRRESYNLSSVKGGTAPERIGGARVTANFLTVLEVAPQLGRDFTEADDVPHGPKVALITEKMWKKRFGGSRDVLGQHILVDGISYEIIGVLPATVRMPRLAEIYVPLGDVRTEQGVLLRDNHPGFGALGRLKEGTTLEQARADLDTIAVALEKKYPDSNTGRRITTQLLLESSVGEYRQSLYLLLGAVACVLLIACANVANLQLARMLARGKELAVRSALGASGWRLTRQVLTESAVLALLGALAGVLLAIWSLDAILALSPARVPRFHETRIDLFALGFTVAVAILSGVLVGIWPAWRISKSSSLALALHESARGSSDGVNKQRARSGLVITQVALAVVLLAAGGLMLKSFWRAQQAPLGFDPHNILTLTVALPSARYDKEEKINVFYDKLLAKVSALPSVTAAAIGVNVPFDDNEWDSSFHLTGTPPHEHGKEPSAEINFVSPDYFKVLGMPVARGRAFGREETPGKQTAVMIDESLAKKFFPGQDPVGKQLDNNQTLKENPPPLTIVGIVPRTRNEAPGEKNVESLNFPQLYLPFTQFPNENVTLLVRVAAGDPLALAPAVKREIESIDPDQPVAQISTMENNIGASLAARRLTMMLLGAFAGLALVLASVGIYGVMALSTTQRTREMGIRFALGASRADVLRLVLGKGISLIGVGLLAGLIGAFLASQALSSLLYNVGSLDAVALIGAVVTLAAVAFLACYLPARRASQVNPIEALRME